A genome region from Christensenella minuta includes the following:
- a CDS encoding ABC transporter permease produces the protein MSEERALKKKSGLNFKDQRILLAFVIVGIVIVVSIINPKFIELKNIIQIFQQISVMGILTMAMALLLISGGIDLSIGNLMVLSAICMSTLIASGVALPLAILVGIIVAIACGALNGFIIAKSKCVPLIISLGTSQIFYGISLTISGGRIMSFNGTLDAIGSTKIADVFPVMLFFLIAMIFVAYVLLNRTKYGRRLVAIGGNEKNAYLSGINVDMHKIGIYIISGLFCGVAAIVFSARLDSVSASAGSGYELNALTAAIIGGITFEGGRGTISGAFLGCLFMGVVTNAMNILRVESYTQTIVTGIIIVIAVVLSNINNLRKN, from the coding sequence ATGAGTGAAGAAAGAGCTTTGAAAAAGAAATCCGGCCTTAACTTCAAAGATCAGCGCATATTGCTTGCGTTCGTCATTGTAGGCATTGTGATTGTTGTTTCAATTATCAATCCGAAATTTATCGAACTGAAGAATATTATCCAGATATTCCAGCAGATTTCCGTTATGGGCATCCTGACGATGGCCATGGCGCTGCTTCTAATCAGCGGAGGGATCGACCTTTCTATCGGCAACTTGATGGTCCTTTCCGCGATTTGCATGTCAACGCTGATTGCCAGCGGAGTTGCGCTTCCGCTCGCTATTCTGGTAGGTATTATCGTAGCGATTGCCTGCGGTGCGCTCAACGGGTTTATCATTGCAAAAAGCAAATGCGTACCGCTCATCATCTCGCTTGGTACCAGCCAAATCTTTTACGGTATTTCATTGACAATCTCCGGCGGGCGCATCATGAGCTTCAACGGAACGCTTGATGCAATCGGCAGCACGAAAATTGCGGACGTGTTTCCGGTCATGTTATTTTTCCTGATTGCAATGATCTTCGTGGCCTATGTTCTGCTTAACCGCACAAAATACGGAAGGCGTTTGGTAGCGATCGGCGGAAACGAAAAGAACGCTTATCTATCGGGTATTAATGTCGATATGCATAAAATCGGGATTTATATTATCAGCGGATTGTTCTGCGGAGTCGCGGCAATCGTTTTTTCCGCGAGACTTGATTCGGTCAGCGCGAGCGCGGGTTCCGGCTATGAGCTGAATGCGCTTACGGCGGCTATCATCGGCGGAATTACCTTCGAGGGTGGGCGCGGGACTATTTCCGGCGCGTTCCTCGGCTGCTTGTTCATGGGTGTTGTTACAAACGCAATGAATATCCTGCGGGTAGAATCCTATACGCAGACGATCGTTACCGGTATCATCATTGTAATTGCAGTTGTACTGAGCAATATCAACAATTTGAGAAAGAACTAA
- a CDS encoding ROK family protein, whose protein sequence is MFVYGDQGTADTELVNQQQLKSYHLRQLFDLVLENKRVSRTWLARYMRLSTTAVSSLVDELLENEVLVSVGQGVSKTAGRKPIMLEVNRNWRQIVTFRLDLDGIEYVLYDMVCQPLEKIKRRIKGNDYVTEMDAILKQSEALSRENVISMCVAVPAIADCGSQRLLLNILEIEDEGKFLADMSALFPRAVLLIGNDSAAYAYGEKEFASADGIENLIYINYTHGIGAGIIIDGKIFNDTKHNTGEIGHMSIDMNGPQCVCGNRGCLERMISIPAIVRETRRKIDGGSYSIITELCGSDLSRLDIEMVIYAFLHDDMMVCQIIKDMASKLSFGIRNIFSMFHPQEVVIGGIAHRFGERFLKMLVQYTKGSSYWESLYETKIRYTQIQEFGANLGMAKYYLDSVMSLDRNEAVQKCTMTLF, encoded by the coding sequence ATGTTTGTATATGGAGACCAGGGCACAGCCGATACTGAATTGGTGAACCAGCAACAGCTCAAATCATATCATTTGCGCCAGTTGTTTGATTTGGTGCTTGAAAACAAACGCGTGTCGCGCACTTGGCTTGCGCGCTATATGAGACTCAGCACCACCGCTGTTTCTTCCCTGGTTGACGAATTACTTGAAAATGAGGTCCTCGTGTCCGTCGGGCAGGGGGTATCCAAAACGGCGGGGCGAAAGCCCATCATGCTGGAGGTCAACAGGAACTGGCGCCAAATCGTAACCTTCCGGCTCGACCTTGACGGCATTGAGTATGTACTTTACGATATGGTCTGCCAGCCATTGGAAAAGATAAAACGCCGCATTAAGGGAAACGATTATGTCACTGAAATGGATGCGATCCTCAAACAATCCGAAGCACTGAGCCGGGAGAATGTTATCTCCATGTGCGTTGCTGTTCCGGCGATTGCGGATTGCGGCAGTCAGCGCTTGTTACTGAATATACTTGAGATTGAGGATGAAGGGAAATTCCTTGCGGATATGTCCGCGCTTTTCCCCAGGGCCGTCCTTCTGATTGGAAACGACTCCGCTGCTTACGCATATGGAGAAAAAGAATTTGCCTCGGCAGATGGGATCGAAAATTTAATTTATATCAATTATACGCATGGTATCGGCGCCGGAATTATTATCGATGGCAAGATATTTAATGATACAAAGCACAACACCGGTGAAATCGGCCATATGTCGATTGATATGAACGGCCCGCAATGCGTTTGTGGCAACCGGGGCTGTCTCGAACGAATGATTAGCATTCCTGCCATTGTGCGGGAAACAAGACGAAAGATAGACGGCGGAAGCTATTCCATTATTACCGAGCTTTGCGGAAGCGATTTGAGCAGGCTGGATATAGAAATGGTTATTTATGCGTTTCTTCATGACGATATGATGGTTTGCCAGATCATAAAGGATATGGCGTCCAAGCTGTCTTTCGGGATCCGCAATATCTTCAGCATGTTTCACCCCCAGGAAGTTGTGATCGGGGGAATCGCCCACAGGTTTGGGGAACGGTTTCTTAAAATGCTGGTCCAATATACGAAGGGATCATCTTATTGGGAATCCCTGTATGAGACGAAGATACGCTATACGCAAATACAGGAATTTGGGGCCAACCTGGGAATGGCAAAATATTATCTGGACAGTGTAATGTCGCTTGACAGAAACGAAGCGGTACAGAAATGCACGATGACTCTATTCTAA
- the nagB gene encoding glucosamine-6-phosphate deaminase, with translation MEFILSDSYEQMSEAAAGILAEELNGNPSAVFALPTGSTPVGTYQALAKLNREGKVDFSLGNFFNVDEYVGLSRESEQGYYHFLYENLYQYVNVDLAKTHAPDGMALEPELAAVQYEEMIDGLGGLDVAFLGIGRNGHIGFNEPAASLHYSTYCVTLTKSTIEANARFFKSTEEVPKQALTIGIGTIMKAKKIIMVANGEDKADAICRLKEDTSLDTEFPSSLLRLHPDVTVVTTIK, from the coding sequence TTGGAATTTATATTATCGGATAGCTACGAACAAATGAGTGAAGCCGCGGCCGGGATTTTGGCGGAAGAACTGAATGGAAATCCATCCGCAGTATTTGCGCTTCCGACGGGTTCGACTCCGGTCGGGACATATCAGGCATTGGCAAAGCTGAACAGGGAAGGAAAGGTCGACTTTTCCCTGGGGAATTTTTTTAATGTAGATGAGTATGTTGGGCTTTCAAGGGAAAGCGAGCAGGGATATTATCATTTTCTGTATGAAAATCTTTATCAATATGTCAATGTTGACCTCGCAAAGACGCATGCACCGGATGGGATGGCTTTAGAACCGGAATTGGCGGCGGTGCAATATGAAGAGATGATCGACGGGCTTGGAGGTCTTGATGTTGCTTTTCTCGGAATTGGAAGGAATGGACATATCGGGTTCAATGAACCTGCTGCCAGCCTGCATTATTCCACATATTGCGTAACACTTACGAAAAGCACAATTGAGGCGAACGCACGCTTTTTTAAAAGTACGGAAGAGGTACCTAAGCAGGCTCTTACAATCGGAATAGGTACGATTATGAAAGCAAAGAAAATTATAATGGTAGCAAATGGGGAAGACAAGGCGGATGCGATTTGCCGTCTGAAAGAGGATACAAGCCTCGATACGGAATTTCCCTCTTCGCTTTTAAGATTACATCCAGACGTAACGGTTGTGACAACAATCAAATAA
- a CDS encoding PIG-L deacetylase family protein translates to MNILAIGCHPDDLEIACAGTLAKYAKRGDEVIMCHVANGNLGHAIIMPDELRDIRTKEAENAAKIIGAESVNIDVGDMNVEASNRDTIEKVVEVIRYAKPDLIITHNPDDYMRDHMQTSQLAFHASFGATVPHMKGAILPGISEAAEAFGTIVPIFFMDTLAGINFIPTEYVDVTDTIELKLEALACHESQIKWMLDHDKIDFIDFVRTCSKYRGLQCSVPYAEGFRQYAGWPRFATKRLLPE, encoded by the coding sequence ATGAATATACTTGCAATTGGTTGTCATCCCGACGATCTTGAGATCGCGTGCGCAGGTACGCTCGCAAAATATGCGAAGCGTGGAGATGAGGTCATTATGTGCCATGTTGCCAACGGCAATCTGGGACATGCTATCATCATGCCTGACGAGCTGCGCGATATCAGGACAAAAGAAGCGGAAAATGCGGCGAAAATTATTGGCGCGGAGTCTGTCAATATCGATGTAGGGGATATGAATGTCGAAGCTTCGAACCGTGATACGATTGAAAAGGTTGTCGAGGTGATCCGCTACGCGAAACCAGATCTTATTATTACGCATAATCCGGACGATTATATGAGGGACCATATGCAAACGAGCCAGTTGGCATTTCATGCAAGCTTTGGCGCGACGGTTCCGCATATGAAAGGGGCGATCCTTCCGGGGATCAGCGAAGCGGCGGAAGCCTTTGGCACGATTGTTCCCATTTTCTTTATGGATACTCTTGCAGGCATCAACTTTATTCCCACGGAGTACGTAGATGTTACGGATACGATCGAACTGAAGCTTGAAGCGCTTGCTTGCCACGAAAGCCAAATCAAATGGATGCTGGATCACGACAAGATCGATTTTATTGATTTTGTACGCACCTGCTCTAAATACAGAGGCCTCCAATGCAGCGTGCCTTATGCAGAGGGATTCCGCCAGTACGCAGGGTGGCCGCGTTTTGCGACGAAACGCCTGCTGCCGGAATGA
- a CDS encoding Gfo/Idh/MocA family protein has protein sequence MLKSAIIGTGFIGNAHATAYKNMDNAQLVAIVDVDEEKGTKAAEEFGCKYYSDAEEMLQTEEVDIVDICLPTFLHEQYVLLAARYKKHILCEKPVTLSLESMDRMLAAVKEAGVRFMVAQVVRFWPEYIKIKEMYDAGDFGDVRMVYANRIAQHPNWTQWHRDPNKSGGGLFDLHLHDIDFMQYLFGRVKSVYAVGKASETGCWNFVMTTLKFENGNYATVEGIFDMTENYPFTMTFRIIGETKTVDYSMVAGFNLEDVGSSKRAAILYENGHEPRKLNIDEKDAYQIELEYFVGHIESGKPFDVITPEDSRHVVEVICAIQESLETGKVVEL, from the coding sequence ATGCTGAAATCTGCTATTATTGGAACCGGATTTATTGGAAATGCGCACGCTACCGCATACAAAAATATGGACAATGCACAGCTTGTGGCGATCGTCGATGTGGATGAGGAAAAAGGGACAAAAGCCGCGGAAGAATTTGGCTGCAAATATTATAGCGATGCGGAAGAAATGTTACAAACTGAGGAGGTTGATATTGTCGACATCTGCCTGCCCACCTTCCTGCACGAGCAATATGTCCTTCTGGCTGCGCGTTATAAAAAGCATATCCTTTGCGAAAAGCCAGTAACGCTGTCTCTGGAATCTATGGACCGCATGCTTGCGGCCGTAAAAGAAGCGGGCGTCCGTTTCATGGTTGCACAGGTAGTACGGTTCTGGCCTGAGTATATCAAAATCAAGGAAATGTATGATGCCGGAGATTTCGGAGATGTTCGGATGGTATACGCGAACCGCATTGCACAGCATCCCAACTGGACGCAGTGGCATCGCGATCCGAATAAAAGCGGCGGTGGCCTGTTCGACCTGCATCTGCATGATATCGATTTTATGCAATACTTATTCGGCAGGGTCAAAAGCGTTTATGCGGTCGGAAAAGCGAGCGAAACCGGCTGCTGGAATTTTGTTATGACTACGCTCAAGTTTGAAAACGGTAATTATGCGACAGTGGAAGGCATTTTCGATATGACGGAAAACTATCCTTTCACTATGACGTTCCGGATCATCGGGGAAACGAAAACAGTCGATTATTCCATGGTCGCGGGCTTTAATCTTGAAGATGTAGGCAGTTCGAAGCGTGCAGCCATCCTGTATGAAAACGGGCATGAGCCAAGAAAGCTTAACATCGATGAAAAGGATGCTTACCAGATTGAGCTTGAATATTTTGTCGGCCATATTGAATCCGGGAAGCCGTTCGATGTAATTACGCCTGAAGATTCGCGACACGTTGTAGAGGTGATTTGTGCGATTCAGGAATCCCTCGAAACGGGCAAGGTTGTCGAATTGTAA
- a CDS encoding sugar ABC transporter substrate-binding protein: MKKILLTILAVVLVVALGATMVGCSAPAAEPSESASAEASTAPESSAPAEESPEAGAKDSYTFGYIAYNTADIWNDYSQKAFEYAASQADVNVEVVALDSKNSVEESVKAMESLIQQEVDGISIFPISIEQGAQLVKMANDAGIPVTIENFEMDTPDPGDYIAAVACKYDDIGYAAINYIAEQKPGAKIFFCAGQEGAGVYEKYQEGVDKAMAELGDKVEIVGTEHGDWETEKAMNVTQNFIQSGAEFDYIFANNGLMAKGCYQALKEAGMEDIPIVSTGGSPDDYQMLVDGVEAANMTAPVSIQGIQTFKNLYDSVVLGQAPTDTFQPLPVIAVSADDMGKFIAWDDYEAAYNYVYGGADIAK, translated from the coding sequence ATGAAAAAAATCTTACTGACAATTCTTGCGGTAGTACTGGTTGTCGCCTTAGGCGCAACGATGGTTGGTTGCTCGGCGCCCGCTGCTGAGCCTTCCGAATCCGCTTCCGCTGAAGCGTCCACAGCTCCGGAATCCTCGGCACCTGCTGAAGAATCCCCTGAAGCCGGTGCGAAAGATAGCTATACATTTGGCTATATCGCATACAACACGGCTGACATCTGGAACGACTATTCCCAGAAAGCTTTCGAGTATGCCGCGTCGCAGGCTGACGTAAATGTCGAAGTAGTGGCGCTCGATTCCAAAAACAGTGTTGAGGAATCCGTTAAGGCAATGGAATCTCTTATTCAGCAGGAAGTTGACGGGATCTCAATCTTCCCGATTTCCATCGAGCAGGGCGCACAGCTCGTTAAGATGGCAAATGACGCAGGGATTCCTGTAACGATTGAGAACTTTGAAATGGATACGCCTGATCCGGGCGACTACATTGCGGCTGTTGCATGCAAATATGACGACATCGGATATGCTGCGATCAATTATATCGCAGAACAGAAGCCGGGCGCGAAAATTTTCTTCTGCGCAGGACAGGAAGGCGCAGGCGTTTACGAGAAGTATCAGGAAGGCGTCGACAAAGCTATGGCTGAACTTGGCGATAAAGTAGAGATCGTAGGCACGGAGCATGGCGATTGGGAAACTGAAAAAGCTATGAACGTAACCCAGAACTTCATCCAGAGCGGTGCGGAATTCGATTATATCTTTGCGAACAACGGTTTGATGGCCAAAGGCTGCTACCAGGCTCTGAAAGAAGCGGGTATGGAAGATATTCCGATCGTTTCCACCGGTGGGTCTCCGGACGATTATCAGATGCTCGTTGACGGTGTCGAAGCTGCAAACATGACGGCTCCGGTTTCCATCCAGGGTATCCAGACGTTCAAGAACCTGTATGACTCCGTTGTATTGGGTCAGGCTCCTACGGATACGTTCCAGCCTCTGCCGGTTATCGCGGTTTCCGCTGACGACATGGGCAAGTTCATCGCATGGGACGACTATGAAGCGGCTTACAATTATGTATATGGCGGCGCAGATATTGCAAAATAA
- a CDS encoding sugar phosphate isomerase/epimerase family protein: MKQGVSFFSFAQNVDVKEAAQQIKAAGYSGMEPVVSENGSLNPSMTDQEVLKIREIAQDLGLEIPSVGVWSLWDNNLVSDSRAIRSKARGIVQRQLEIASLLGADTILVVPGYVGCDFAVEPEKIRYDIAYERSQEAIAGLAPLAEQLKVNIGIENVWNRFLLSPLETKRFVEEISSPYVGVYFDVGNIIYIGYPEQWIEILGSHIKKIHFCDYRADQSGIGAFVDLFAGDVDFKAVMAALGIIGYDDYVTLEMLPNYKEYPYVSLYANKPAMDMIVAL, translated from the coding sequence ATGAAACAAGGAGTTAGTTTTTTCTCGTTTGCCCAGAATGTAGATGTAAAAGAAGCGGCACAGCAGATCAAGGCGGCTGGGTATAGTGGTATGGAACCGGTAGTCAGTGAGAATGGCAGCCTGAACCCATCTATGACGGATCAGGAAGTCTTGAAAATCAGGGAGATCGCTCAGGACCTTGGGCTTGAAATACCAAGTGTCGGCGTCTGGTCCTTGTGGGACAATAATCTGGTTTCAGATTCGCGGGCGATTCGGTCGAAGGCGAGGGGGATCGTACAAAGGCAGCTGGAAATTGCTTCACTGCTCGGGGCAGACACTATTTTGGTGGTGCCGGGATATGTCGGCTGTGACTTTGCAGTTGAGCCGGAAAAAATACGTTATGACATTGCTTACGAACGCTCGCAGGAAGCGATCGCAGGACTTGCACCGCTTGCCGAACAGCTTAAGGTCAATATCGGTATCGAGAATGTATGGAATCGTTTCCTGCTTTCACCGCTTGAAACAAAGCGGTTTGTGGAAGAGATATCCTCCCCGTATGTTGGCGTATATTTTGACGTAGGGAATATTATCTATATCGGTTATCCTGAACAATGGATCGAAATACTGGGAAGCCATATCAAAAAGATACATTTCTGTGATTATCGTGCGGATCAAAGCGGGATAGGGGCCTTTGTGGATCTTTTTGCAGGCGATGTCGATTTTAAAGCGGTTATGGCCGCTCTGGGAATAATCGGGTATGATGATTACGTTACGCTTGAGATGCTGCCGAACTATAAGGAGTACCCTTATGTATCTCTGTATGCGAACAAACCCGCGATGGATATGATTGTTGCATTATAA
- a CDS encoding 6-phosphogluconolactonase yields the protein MDLLSTIKNSNMEHFYPAGWDLKKIDECCSHRPEEAVVAQPFWNKGFRPVVCENADTFAMMMGHEIAVTIKDAKDRGEKLALIFPVGPMGMYQWAVYFLKEWNVDCEHVTGFNMDEWSDEEGNTVDPKAKGSFQNAMMDAFYGPLGNLTVPENQRNFATKEFLPQYAEKIAEIKQAGGKLVTVYGIGRVFHIAFWEPHFAADYKDEAEWKQQTHRFGAKLHPLTIEQNALHSFKSRTTQVPAFANTIGPGLFLQSDKMIGGCDGTYSRELMWQGMSFWVALRYGPDMWVPASFVPTLPGKLFYIKELGGPLEADCN from the coding sequence ATGGATTTACTATCAACAATCAAGAATTCAAATATGGAGCATTTCTACCCTGCCGGATGGGATCTTAAAAAAATTGACGAGTGCTGTTCGCATAGGCCGGAAGAGGCGGTTGTTGCGCAACCTTTCTGGAACAAAGGATTCCGGCCGGTTGTGTGTGAAAATGCGGATACCTTTGCCATGATGATGGGACACGAAATTGCCGTGACAATCAAGGATGCAAAAGATCGCGGTGAAAAACTGGCGTTGATTTTTCCGGTCGGCCCTATGGGCATGTATCAGTGGGCGGTCTATTTCCTGAAAGAATGGAATGTTGACTGCGAGCATGTTACAGGTTTTAATATGGACGAGTGGAGCGATGAGGAGGGGAATACAGTAGACCCGAAAGCGAAAGGCTCTTTCCAAAATGCAATGATGGATGCTTTTTATGGTCCGCTCGGTAATTTAACGGTTCCTGAGAATCAACGTAATTTTGCGACAAAGGAGTTTCTTCCGCAGTATGCCGAAAAGATAGCAGAAATCAAACAGGCGGGCGGAAAGCTGGTTACGGTATACGGCATTGGACGCGTATTCCATATTGCTTTCTGGGAGCCGCATTTTGCAGCGGATTATAAAGATGAAGCGGAATGGAAGCAGCAGACACATCGTTTCGGCGCTAAACTGCATCCGCTTACCATCGAGCAAAATGCCCTGCATAGTTTCAAAAGTAGGACGACGCAGGTTCCTGCCTTTGCAAATACAATCGGGCCGGGTCTGTTCCTTCAGTCCGATAAAATGATCGGCGGCTGTGACGGGACGTATAGCCGTGAGCTGATGTGGCAGGGTATGTCCTTCTGGGTGGCACTCCGTTATGGGCCGGATATGTGGGTGCCGGCAAGCTTTGTACCTACGCTTCCAGGGAAACTGTTCTATATCAAGGAGCTTGGCGGACCGCTTGAAGCGGACTGTAATTAA
- a CDS encoding N-acetylglucosamine kinase, with the protein MAKEYIIGLDGGGTKSDCVLLNTEGQLVDYLKWGTTSHEFLPGGMPELERELKKMFTELFDRNGIEPLQIRRAVFGMAGVDTKYQKQKISEMIVQNGLKDFRVCNDGYLGIKAGIVSGVGITIINGTGCSFTGIGEIGEMMQVGGQAVVMDDIGGGYMIGRNIVRLVHRDLILNGKPTMLSGMLMKKVGVDSPDDLMDDLVQKVGEGAIQIKHLAPMMFEAAHRGDEVARGYLAKMGRQIAEYVTAIVRKLKLEHRDVIEVVLIGSAFLKAADKTHIESLEAETERRFGRGKIIFRPLAVRPVCGAALWALSDIGCDTANKEFRERVINGIETHIIN; encoded by the coding sequence ATGGCTAAAGAATATATCATCGGGCTTGACGGCGGAGGCACGAAATCAGATTGTGTCCTTCTCAATACGGAGGGACAGCTCGTCGATTACCTGAAATGGGGGACGACTTCGCACGAATTTCTGCCGGGAGGAATGCCGGAGCTTGAACGTGAACTGAAGAAAATGTTCACGGAGCTTTTTGATCGCAACGGGATTGAGCCCCTGCAGATTCGGCGCGCGGTTTTTGGCATGGCCGGTGTTGATACAAAATATCAAAAGCAGAAGATCAGCGAAATGATTGTCCAAAATGGACTTAAGGATTTTCGGGTGTGCAACGACGGCTATCTTGGAATCAAAGCAGGGATCGTGAGCGGTGTGGGAATCACAATCATCAATGGTACGGGCTGCAGTTTCACCGGGATCGGGGAAATAGGCGAGATGATGCAGGTTGGCGGGCAGGCTGTCGTTATGGACGATATCGGCGGTGGTTATATGATTGGCCGTAATATTGTGCGCCTCGTTCACAGGGATTTGATTTTAAACGGGAAGCCGACAATGCTCTCTGGAATGCTTATGAAAAAGGTTGGCGTTGATTCACCTGACGATCTGATGGATGATCTTGTACAAAAGGTGGGGGAAGGTGCCATACAGATTAAGCATCTTGCGCCGATGATGTTCGAGGCCGCGCATCGGGGAGACGAAGTTGCGAGAGGATACCTTGCGAAAATGGGCAGGCAGATTGCAGAATATGTTACGGCGATCGTGCGGAAACTGAAACTTGAACACCGGGACGTTATCGAGGTGGTACTGATTGGCTCCGCTTTCTTAAAAGCTGCTGATAAAACACATATTGAATCTTTGGAGGCGGAAACGGAGCGGCGTTTCGGCCGAGGGAAAATCATATTCCGCCCGCTCGCCGTAAGGCCGGTATGCGGCGCGGCGCTTTGGGCACTTTCCGATATTGGCTGCGATACGGCGAATAAAGAGTTTCGGGAGCGCGTAATCAACGGAATTGAAACGCATATCATAAATTAA
- a CDS encoding sugar phosphate isomerase/epimerase family protein — MDNKIAVLTNTYHGFTLDEALNGIAAAGFRYVELAAVRGWTEHVSSDMTDAQIEEVKQKLASLGLTAIGMSGHCNLMEEERLDDFRKNIELASKLGCQYIISSTGEAHFGKGESFSDEILAKHLKDLVPELERYHMTMVLEVHGEYGTGESLYKVTRMVDSPHVAINYDTANVVFYGGKYPEEEIKCCVGDVKYVHLKDKAGEMKEWNFPGVGSGNLKLKKFMEYMDSEGYTGPYSIEIEYTEDFCMRDKKPEDLAVANKAVKDSYDYLKSIGRI; from the coding sequence ATGGACAACAAAATTGCAGTGCTGACCAACACGTATCATGGGTTTACTCTGGATGAAGCGCTTAATGGTATTGCTGCCGCCGGATTCCGGTATGTAGAGCTTGCGGCCGTACGCGGCTGGACGGAACATGTCTCTTCCGATATGACGGATGCGCAGATCGAAGAGGTTAAGCAAAAACTTGCTTCGCTTGGGCTTACGGCAATCGGTATGAGCGGACATTGCAACCTGATGGAAGAGGAGCGGCTGGATGATTTTCGTAAAAATATTGAGCTCGCCTCCAAATTGGGGTGCCAATACATTATCAGTTCTACCGGAGAGGCCCATTTTGGAAAAGGGGAAAGCTTTTCCGACGAGATTCTCGCTAAGCATTTGAAAGACCTGGTGCCGGAACTTGAGCGGTATCATATGACAATGGTCCTTGAAGTTCACGGAGAATACGGTACAGGCGAATCTCTTTACAAGGTGACAAGAATGGTTGATTCTCCCCATGTGGCCATCAATTATGATACAGCCAATGTCGTCTTTTACGGCGGCAAATATCCGGAAGAAGAAATAAAATGCTGTGTCGGCGATGTGAAATATGTGCATCTGAAGGATAAAGCCGGGGAGATGAAGGAATGGAACTTTCCGGGAGTTGGCTCCGGCAATTTGAAATTGAAGAAGTTTATGGAATATATGGATTCGGAAGGGTATACGGGACCATACAGCATTGAGATCGAATATACGGAAGATTTCTGTATGCGTGATAAAAAGCCCGAGGACCTTGCGGTCGCAAACAAGGCTGTAAAGGATAGTTATGACTATCTGAAATCGATTGGAAGAATCTAA
- the proC gene encoding pyrroline-5-carboxylate reductase has product MKVYKTGFIGCGNMAAAIIGGMKQAGITEFYVYDKDMEKCKVFDGAAVCENANSVAENADIIFLCVKPNILPAILEEITAEEKAFVSIAAGVRVEKIRQLLKPEARIMRIMPNTPLLVGKGAICIQAQTDLSQDEQAFIEEIFESIGIIEHVDGSLMDSVTGVSGSGPAYVYMFIDALAKAGAKHGLPEDISLRLAVQTFEGACEMLKQTGDTPSQLIHNVCSPGGTTIEAMKVFDMNETRGIIEWAVDACVAKSKELSK; this is encoded by the coding sequence GTGAAAGTTTATAAAACCGGCTTTATCGGTTGTGGAAATATGGCGGCGGCGATTATTGGGGGCATGAAGCAGGCTGGTATCACAGAGTTTTATGTCTATGACAAGGATATGGAGAAATGCAAAGTTTTCGATGGCGCAGCAGTTTGTGAAAATGCAAACAGTGTCGCGGAAAATGCGGATATCATATTTCTGTGCGTAAAACCCAATATATTGCCGGCAATTCTGGAAGAGATCACTGCGGAGGAGAAGGCCTTTGTTTCTATTGCGGCTGGTGTAAGAGTGGAAAAGATCAGGCAATTGCTCAAACCGGAAGCACGCATCATGCGTATTATGCCTAATACGCCGTTGCTGGTGGGAAAGGGAGCTATTTGTATCCAGGCGCAGACGGACCTTTCACAAGATGAACAGGCCTTTATTGAAGAAATTTTTGAATCAATAGGTATTATCGAGCATGTGGACGGAAGTCTTATGGACAGCGTGACAGGGGTATCGGGGAGCGGACCTGCATACGTATACATGTTTATCGATGCGTTGGCAAAAGCGGGAGCAAAACATGGTCTTCCGGAGGATATTTCCCTGCGTCTTGCCGTCCAGACGTTTGAGGGGGCATGTGAAATGCTTAAGCAAACGGGGGATACGCCGTCTCAGTTGATACATAATGTTTGTTCGCCGGGTGGAACGACTATTGAGGCGATGAAGGTCTTTGATATGAACGAGACCCGTGGGATTATTGAATGGGCGGTCGATGCCTGTGTGGCAAAATCAAAAGAGCTATCTAAATAA